The following is a genomic window from Burkholderia cepacia ATCC 25416.
CGTCACGGACGACGAGGTTGATGGGCTGGCCGCCGGCGTCGACGGCGTTGATGAAGATACGATCGGTCATGGCTCGGAATGTGGGGCCGTCGCGGCACGTCACCGGCGCGGACAGGGGAACGAACCGCAACCGGCACGGCGCGACCGTTGGCAGGGAGTCCGGCCACGATATCGGACGGCGCCGGCCGAGGCCAATTAAATGTCGCGATGCCGCGCATTCGATTTCGCGATGCGCGGCGCAAACGCCGTGCCAGCCACGTGCGGCTGCGGGGTCCGATCTCGTCGGCGACGGCCCGCATGCCGATGGCCCGTCGGGTGACGTCGCCGAAGCCGAAGTTTCGCGCGCCGGCATCGAGAGGCCGACTGCCTCGCAGGATAAGCCGCCGGACCGCTGTCGATCCGCGTCATCGCAGTTGCCGAACGGGCGCCGCCGCCCTCGCCGGGCATTGCGCGATTGCCCTGCCCGGGCGGCGATTTACGCGGCAACAGACTTTACACGTTGTTACCCGGCCGCACCGGACGCGCCACCTGCCATTCCTTATACTCACGCCGAGTTCGCCACCCGTCCTGGAATTCGTCGGCGAACCCGTTGCCGATGCAGGAATCATCATGATGCGCATGCCTTCCACGAAGACCGTTCTGTTCGCCTCGCTCGTCGCCGTCGCGGCGCTTCCGCTGACCGCCTGCGTCGCGCCGGGTTACTACGGCGCGCAGCCGGGGTATCCGCAGCAACAGCAATACGCGACGCCCGGCTACGCGCAGCCCGCGTATTCGCAACCGGGCTACGTGCAGCAGCAACAGCCGTATCCGAACCAGGCGCCGCAACCGTACGATCAGTACGGCAACCAGCAGCAATACGGGTCGCAGCCGTATGACCAGTACGGCAATCAGCAGCAATACGGCAACGGCTACGGCACGCAGTACGGCACGGTCTCGAACATCCAGCCGGTCAACGGTTCGGTCGGCCCGTCGGGCGTGGCCGGCACCGTCGTCGGTGCGCTGGTCGGCGGCCTGGTGGGCAACCAGTTCGGCCGCGGCCACGGCCGCGATGCGGCGACCGTGATCGGTGCGCTCGGCGGCGCGGTGGCCGGCAACCAGATCGGCCAGCAGATGGGCGCCGCGCAAGGCCCGAGCAGCTACCGGATCGACGTGCAGGTCAGCGACGGCACGATGCGCTCGTTCGACGTGCAGTCGCCGGGCAACCTCCGGCCGGGCGATCGCGTGCAGATCAACGGCAACCAGCTGGCGCGGTATTGATTCGGACGCGGTGCGCCTGACCTGATCGGGCGCATCTTCGCGCGTTTGACGTCGGGGCCGGTTCGGCGCGACGGCGTACCTGCTTCACCCCATCCTCATCCTTCGTGCCGGTGCGGCGCACATGATGCGCCGCCGACATTGCCGCGACACCGTCGCCCTCAACGCCCCCGTCGCGCGATCGCTCACCCGCATCAACGCCCGCGCTCCCGCGCCTGGCCGTCACACCCGCTCGATGCCGAGCCCGACGCGCGTCGACCGCGCGGCTGCGCGACGCGCGCAAGTCACGCGGCCTGACGCTCGCGCAACTGTCCGAGCGTTCCGGTATCGCGGTGTCGACGATTTCGAAGGCCGAGCGCGGCGACATTGCGCTCACCTACGACAAGTTCGCGGCGCTCACGCATGCGCTCGCGCTTGACTTCGACACGATGTTCGGCCGGCCCGCGCCCGCCGGCGCGATGACGCCGTCGTTCACGCCGGCCGGCCAGCAGATGGTCTACGACACGCCGAACCATGCGTACGGGATGCTCGCGAACGACCTGACCGGCAAGCGGATGGTGCCCGTGCGCGGGCGGATCCATGCGCGCAAGCTGTCGGACTTCGCCGACTACATCCGGCACAGCGGCGAGGAGTTCGTGTTCGTGCTGAGCGGCGAACTGGAGCTGCGCTTCGAGAACGGCCACGCGTACCGGCTCGGCGCCGGCGACAGCCTGTACTTCGACAGCGCTGTCGGGCACGTGTACCTGAGCCTCGGCGACACCGATGCCGAGGTGCTCGCGTGCTGCGTCGACGGCGACGCGCGGCGGCCGCGCGACGCGATCTGAACGCAACGGCGCGGCCACGGCGAGCGATGCGCCGAACGCCGACACGCGCGATCCGGATTCCCGTTAGGATCAGTACGATGCATCCCGCGGCCGTATCGGTCATAGCGGCCATATCGGCCATAGCGGCCCGCGCCGGCATGCATAACCCTCAACCGGAATCCCCTCGATGACGATCACGACTCGCCTGCTCGACGCGGCCGACGCCGCCCGTTTCCAGACCGTTCGCCTGCGTGCGGTCGACACCGCGCCCACTTCTTTCCTGCCGACGCCCGACGAAGAATCGCAGGTGCCGGTCGACGAATTCGCGATACGCATCACGCCGACCCACGAACGTGCCGTGTTCGGCGCATTCGACGGCGATACGCTCGTCGGCATCACCGGCGTGCGCCGCGATGCGCGCGCGAAGATCGCGCACAAGGCGACGATCTGGGGCGTGTTCGTCGATCCCGCCTATCGCGGGCAGGGCATCGCGCAGACGCTGCTCGAAAACGCGACCGCGCATGCGGCGCAGGCGTGGGGCTGCAAGCAACTGATGCTGTGCGTGAACGAGGTCAACGCCAACGCGGAGCGGTTGTACGCCTCGCAAGGGTTCGTCCGGTTCGGCACGGAACCGCGCTCGCTGTTCGTCGACGGGCGGTTCTACGACGAACACCACATGATCAAGACGCTGGCTTGACGCGTCCGGTCTGGCGATCGCGTTTGCCGGCCGCGCCCGGACGCAAACGCTCGCCCCCTCTCGCCCATGCGCATGCCGGCACGCCTGCCCGGCAATCGTCTCGTTCGTCGGCGCCGACTACTGGCGGCGCCTCCCCGACGAGATGTTGTGAATATTTATGCGCAAAAACTTTTATTGAAAAACGCGCGCCAAGCGATGCCCACCGGGTCGATTGCTCACTCACCCGTCGCCGCGATCGTTCCCGTCGCCGGCTCGCGCCCTGCGGAGGCGGCCGGCTCGAAGATCAGCACCATGTCGCCACGGTAACGTCCATTGGCTGGCGCCGCGTCGCCGGCAGCCCGCGCTTGCGCGCTGACCTTCACCTGACGGGTTTCGTCATAACCGTCGAAGCCGTCGTGCCCACGCTTTCCCAGCGTGAGCACGCGAGCGGCGTCGACAGTAATTTCGGCGTCGGCCGCGCTGCCCGCCAGCACGACCTTCGCGTTGGTCAGGTCGTCGCGGCCATTCGACAGCCTTAGCGGCTGCAGCAATGTGACGTTGATGTCTGGATTCGTCGTCCGTACGCGAATCGGCAGCGTTGCGCCGAGGGCCCGCTGGTCGCGATCCGTCGCGGTCAGTTCGACCACGTCGTATGCGGCGTTGTCCGGCCTCGAAACGAACAGGCTGTCACCAATGTGCGCGGTCAACGTGATCCGCTTGACGACGGCTTGCGGCGACGTCGGGCCGGCGTGGGCAATGCCGGCCAATACGCCGCATGCGACGAGTGCGGTGAGATGTGTTCCGATCTTCATTGGAGTGCTCCGTTTTCCGGATGGTTGTCGTTCGGGCACCTGATTCCGTCATCGCAGGAAAATCCGGGATTCATTTATCCCAAAATTAGCCGGCAATATCCCCGTGGAATTCGATATACCCAGCCGCATACGCGAACGCGCCGAGTCGGCGGATGCCGTCTCGTACGCCGCCAGGATACGATCGCCAGCCTTTACCGGCAGGCTCCGACGCGCTCCTCTCGTCACGGCATGCAATAACGATAGGTCACGGAACGTCCACTAAAAATCCATGGAAACCTGCACGGTTCTTTCAGGATTCCATTCACCAATGCCATCTCGGAATCAAATAGGACACGGGAGTCGATCGCACCAATTTCCGCCCGCCCCCAACCCGCCTCGGTAATTCCGCCTCTGTTCAGCCCCCTGCCGGCCGCGCTATCGTTTCTCCTTCTTCACAGCCCAGGAGCTGCCTTTGCCTTCCCGCCACGGAGTCGACCTCATCCGCGCCCGCGCGCTGTTCGAGCGCGAGCGCCAAGCGTTCACCGAAGCCATGCCGGTCTCCCGCGCCCTGTCCGCGGAAGCGTCCGAGCACTTGCTGTTCGGCGTGCCGTTGCACTGGATGCAGGACTGGTCGACGCCGTTCTCGCTGTATGTGAAGGAGGCGCGCGGCGCGACGTTCACCGACGTCGACGGCCATCGCTATGTCGATTTCTGCCTCGGCGATACGGGCGCGATGTTCGGCCACGCGCCCGAACCGGTCGCGCGCGCGCTCGTCGAACAGGCCACGCGCGGTTATACGACGATGCTGCCGAGCGAAGACGCCGCATGGGTGTCGCGCGAACTCGCGCGCCGCTTCAAGCTGCCGGTCTGGCAATTTGCGCTGAGCGCCAGCGACGCGAACCGCTTCGTGCTGCGCTGGGCGCGCGCGGCCACCGGCCGCAACACGATCGTCGTGTTCAACGGCTGCTATCACGGCACGGTCGACGACGTATTCGTCGATCTCGTCGACGGCCGCCCGGTGCAGCGCGACAGCCTGCTCGGGCAAGCCTACGACCTGCTCGCGAACACGCGCGTCGTCGAATTCAACGACCTGGGCGCGCTCGAAGCCGCGCTGAAGGATGGCGACGTGGCATGCGTGCTGGCCGAGCCCGCGATGACGAACATCGGGATGGTGCTGCCTGACCCGGGCTTCTGGGCGGCCGCGCGCGAGCTGACGCGCCGCTACGGCACGCTGCTCGTGATCGACGAGACGCACACGATCAGCAGCGGCCCGGGCGGCTACGCGGTCGCGCACGATCTCGACGCGGACATGCTGGTGGTCGGCAAGCCGATCGCGGGCGGCGTGCCGTGCGCGGTGTACGGGTTCAGCGCCGAATTCGCGGAACGCGCGAAGCAGGCGAAGCTGAACGCGCCGCCCGGCCATTCGGGCATCGGCACGACGCTCACCGCGAACATGCTCGCGATGCATGCGATGCGTGCGACGCTCGCCGAAGTCGCGACCGACGCCGCGTATGCACACATGTTCGAACTCGCCGCGCGGCTGGCGACGGGGCTCGAACAGGCGATCGCGAAACACGGGCTGCCGTGGTGCGTGACGCGTATCGGCGCGCGCACCGAGTTCCAGTTCGCACCCGTGCCGCCGCGCAACGGCACGATCGCGGGCGCGCAGCTCGACAGCGAACTCGAGCACATCGTGCACCTGTACCTGCTGAATCGCGGCGTGCTGATCACGCCGTTCCACAACATGATGCTCGTGTGTCCGCAGACTACCGCCGAGGACGTCGATCGGCTGGTCGCGCAGTTCGATGCGTGCCTGGGGGAACTGGTGTGACGCGGTGACGTTCGCGGCGGATGCGCATCGTGCGGGCACGGCGCTGTCGGTGTGCTCGCGATGCGCTGCCGCGTTGCGGAGCCGCTCGTGTCGCTCGTGTCGCTCGTGTCGCTCGTGTCGCTCGTGTCGCCGAACGGCAAAGCGGCCCGCCATCAAGCGAGCCGCTTCCCCTGATACGTCAATCGCGCGACGACACGTTACGCCGCCCGCAACGCCCGCCGCGCCACGTCCGCGAAATACCGCGCGCCCACCGGCAGGATCGCGTCGTTGAAGTCGTACGTCGCGTTGTGCAGCGGCACGCCGCCGAGGCCACCCGCTTCACCGTTGCCGATGAACACGAAATTGCCGGGCACCGCCTGCAGGAACGCGCCGAAATCCTCGGAGATCATCATCGGCTGCACGTCGGCATTCACCGCCTCCGCGCCCGCGACCTGCGCCGCGGCCCGCACCGCCGTGTCGACCCACTCCGGCGAATTCACCGTCGGCGCGAACTCGTGCGTGTACTCGAACGTGCACGCCGCGCCGTGCGTGCGGCAGATCCCTTCGCTGATCTCGCGCATCCGCGTTTCCAGCAGCGCCTGCACGTCGCGCGAATAGCTGCGCGTGTCGCCCTTGATCGTCACCGTCGACGGCAGGACGTTGCGCAGCCCGTCGGTGATGAACTCCGTGCACGAGATCACCGCCTGCTGACCCGGATCGAGATTGCGCGACACGATCGTCTGCAGCGCGAGCACGACCTGCGCGCCGATCACGATCGGATCGATGCCCATGTGCGGGCGCGCCGCATGCGTGCCGCGCCCGTCGATCCGGATCACGAAGTTGTCCTCGCTCGCCATGATGCCGCCCGCGCGCGTCGAGAAGGTGCCCGCGCGCATGCCCGGCATGTTGTGCGCACCAAAGATCGCGTCGACCGGGAAGCGCTCGAACAGCCCGTCGGCCATCATCGCCTTCGCGCCGCGGCCATGCTCCTCGGCCGGCTGGAAAATGAAACGCACGGTCCCGTCGAAATCCTTGCGCTCGGCCAGCAGTCGTGCCGCACCGAGCACCATCGACATGTGGCCGTCGTGCCCGCACGCATGCATCTTGCCCGGCGTGCGCGACGCATGTTCGCGGCCCGGCGCGTGCTCGGCGATGTTCAGCGCGTCCATGTCCGCGCGGATGCCGATCGCGCGCTTGCCGGTGCCGGCCGTCAGGTTCGCGACGAGCCCCGTGCCGCCGATCCCGCGATGCACGTCGAGCCCGAGCGTCGTCAGGATGCGCGCGACGTAGTCCGACGTGTTCACCTCCTCGAAACCCGTCTCCGGATGCTGGTGCAGGTGGCGGCGCCAGGTCTTCAGTTGCCCTTGCAGCGTGCTTTCGTCGATTGTGTCCATTGCGTTTGCCTCGTCGGTCGTGATGTCGTTCAGGCCGCCACCGTCGCGCGGTCCAGCCAGTCGCGCTGCCGCGCGAGCACGGCGTCGGCCGACTCGCCGACGCAGCTCCGGTACACGGACGGTGCCGTCGCGCCTTCCGTATTGATCGCCAGCACACGCGAATGCGCGTCGAGCCCAACCTGCCGCGCGCGTGCCGGGTCGCGCATCAGCACGTCCAGCCCCGCGACGCCGGCCGCGCCCGATTCGCCGGCCACGACCGGCACGTCGCGTTCGCTGCCGGCCGCGAGGCCGCGCATCGCCTGCACCGCGTCTTCGTCGTCGATCAGCATGAAATGGTCGATGCACATCTCGAGGAAATCCCACGCCAGCGGCGACGCCTCGCCGCACGCGAGCCCGGCCATCACCGAGTCGACGCTGCCGGTCGCCTTGGTGGCGCGCCCGGCCAGTGCACTCTGGTATAGGCAGTCGGCCTGGCGCGGCTCGACGACGATGAAATGCGGCCGCTCCACGCCGTCGCGCTCCCACAGATAACTCGCGACGCCCGCGGCGAGGCCGCCCACGCCGCCCTGCAGCAGCACATGCGTGAACGGCCGCCCGTCGTCCTGCGCCGCCTGCGCGGCGGCCTCGGCGGCGATCACGCCGTAGCCCTGCATCACGTCGCGCGGAATCGCTTCGTAGCCGTCGTACGACGTATCCGACACGACATACCAGCCGTTCGCCTGCGCGAGCTGTGCCGCGCAGACCACCGATTCGTCGTAGTTCCCCGCGATGCGCACGATCCGCGCGCCGTACGCGGAGATCGCGCGCTCACGCTCCGCATCGACGTTCGCGTGCAGCACGATCACGCACCCGCAGCCGATCGCGCGCGCGGCGGCGGCGAGCGCGCGGCCGTGATTGCCGTCGGTCGCGCTGATCACCGTCAGGTCGGCCAGTTCGGACGCATAGCGGCCGGTGACGAGCCCTTGCGGATCGAGATCCTGCTGGCGGCGCAGCCGCTTCACGAGCCGCACCAGCGCGATCGGCGCGCCAAGCGCCTTGAAGCTGCCGAGCGGCGAGCGGCACGACTCGTCCTTCACGCTGACGCTCGCGACGCCGAGCCGCGCGGCGAGATCCGGCAACACGCGAAGCGGCGTGCGCGCGTGGCCGACGAGCGGCCAGTGCGACAACCACGCGCCGCTTTCGTCGGCCGACGCGATGTTCATCACGCGGCGCAGCGCGTGGGGATAGGCAGCGCGCGATGCGCGGGGGTTGGCGATCAGCATGGCGAAAGGCTCGGGAACAGGGCCGCGCCGGCGGCCCGTCGGGTGGATCGGATCGGGCAAGCGCGGGTTGCGTTCGCCGTCGGTCCGAAAAATAATATTGCGCATCCCGGTCAATAAAATCGCCGAATCGACCGCTCATACGCAAAAATTTCTCATTCTTTCGAGGTTTCAAGCGCCATCATGACCACCCCACTCGATGCGTTCGATCGCAAGCTGCTGATGGAAATCCAGCGCGACGCGCAGACGCCGCAGAGCGAACTCGGCGCGCGCGTCAACCTGTCGACCGCGGCCGTGAACCGGCGCCTGAAACGTCTCGCGGACGACGGCGTGATCGAGCGCTACACCGCCGTCGTCGCACCGGACAAGGTCGATCATCCGCTGACGATCGTCGTCAACGTCGAGGTCGAAAGCGAGCAGATCGACCAGCTCGACGCGATGAAACGTGCGTTCGAGCGCTGCCCGCAGATCCAGCAGTGCTACTACGTGACGGGGGAATGGGATTTCGTGCTGATCGTCGCGGTGCGCAACATGGATCAGTACAACGCGCTCACGCGCGAGCTGTTCTTCGCGAACAACAACGTGAAGCGGTTCAAGACGCTGGTGAGCATGAGCCGCGTGAAGGTCGGGCTCGAGGTGCCGGTCGATCCGGGCGAATGAGTGAGTGAACGAGTGAGCGATTGCACACATGAAGCGGCCGACACGCGATCGCGCGCGCCGGCCGTTTCCCATCGACGGCTACGTCAGCGGCAACTGAAGCTCGCCGCCGAATTCACGTCGCCTGAACCGTTGTAGCGCGCCACCTGCGGATACGGGCACAGCGGGCGCGTGCGACCCGCGCCCCATGACGCCGGCACATCCGCACTCGGCACCGCGTTCGTCGCGTCGCGCGCGGCGGCCACCACCGTAGCGGGCGCCTGCCCCTGCTCGACCCACGCGACGAGCGGCGTCAGCAGGTCGAACTGGTCGGCCGCCGGCCCGCCCGAACAGTGGTTCATCCCCGGCACCGGATAAAGGCGCGCGAAATCCGACGCATCGCCGCCGTTCGCCTGTGCGAGCCGCGCATACCAGTCACGCGTGTCGTCGAACGAGAACACCGGGTCGCCGGT
Proteins encoded in this region:
- a CDS encoding glycine zipper 2TM domain-containing protein, whose amino-acid sequence is MMRMPSTKTVLFASLVAVAALPLTACVAPGYYGAQPGYPQQQQYATPGYAQPAYSQPGYVQQQQPYPNQAPQPYDQYGNQQQYGSQPYDQYGNQQQYGNGYGTQYGTVSNIQPVNGSVGPSGVAGTVVGALVGGLVGNQFGRGHGRDAATVIGALGGAVAGNQIGQQMGAAQGPSSYRIDVQVSDGTMRSFDVQSPGNLRPGDRVQINGNQLARY
- a CDS encoding helix-turn-helix domain-containing protein yields the protein MAVTPARCRARRASTARLRDARKSRGLTLAQLSERSGIAVSTISKAERGDIALTYDKFAALTHALALDFDTMFGRPAPAGAMTPSFTPAGQQMVYDTPNHAYGMLANDLTGKRMVPVRGRIHARKLSDFADYIRHSGEEFVFVLSGELELRFENGHAYRLGAGDSLYFDSAVGHVYLSLGDTDAEVLACCVDGDARRPRDAI
- a CDS encoding GNAT family N-acetyltransferase, with translation MTITTRLLDAADAARFQTVRLRAVDTAPTSFLPTPDEESQVPVDEFAIRITPTHERAVFGAFDGDTLVGITGVRRDARAKIAHKATIWGVFVDPAYRGQGIAQTLLENATAHAAQAWGCKQLMLCVNEVNANAERLYASQGFVRFGTEPRSLFVDGRFYDEHHMIKTLA
- a CDS encoding aspartate aminotransferase family protein, giving the protein MPSRHGVDLIRARALFERERQAFTEAMPVSRALSAEASEHLLFGVPLHWMQDWSTPFSLYVKEARGATFTDVDGHRYVDFCLGDTGAMFGHAPEPVARALVEQATRGYTTMLPSEDAAWVSRELARRFKLPVWQFALSASDANRFVLRWARAATGRNTIVVFNGCYHGTVDDVFVDLVDGRPVQRDSLLGQAYDLLANTRVVEFNDLGALEAALKDGDVACVLAEPAMTNIGMVLPDPGFWAAARELTRRYGTLLVIDETHTISSGPGGYAVAHDLDADMLVVGKPIAGGVPCAVYGFSAEFAERAKQAKLNAPPGHSGIGTTLTANMLAMHAMRATLAEVATDAAYAHMFELAARLATGLEQAIAKHGLPWCVTRIGARTEFQFAPVPPRNGTIAGAQLDSELEHIVHLYLLNRGVLITPFHNMMLVCPQTTAEDVDRLVAQFDACLGELV
- a CDS encoding M20 aminoacylase family protein, giving the protein MDTIDESTLQGQLKTWRRHLHQHPETGFEEVNTSDYVARILTTLGLDVHRGIGGTGLVANLTAGTGKRAIGIRADMDALNIAEHAPGREHASRTPGKMHACGHDGHMSMVLGAARLLAERKDFDGTVRFIFQPAEEHGRGAKAMMADGLFERFPVDAIFGAHNMPGMRAGTFSTRAGGIMASEDNFVIRIDGRGTHAARPHMGIDPIVIGAQVVLALQTIVSRNLDPGQQAVISCTEFITDGLRNVLPSTVTIKGDTRSYSRDVQALLETRMREISEGICRTHGAACTFEYTHEFAPTVNSPEWVDTAVRAAAQVAGAEAVNADVQPMMISEDFGAFLQAVPGNFVFIGNGEAGGLGGVPLHNATYDFNDAILPVGARYFADVARRALRAA
- a CDS encoding diaminopropionate ammonia-lyase, giving the protein MLIANPRASRAAYPHALRRVMNIASADESGAWLSHWPLVGHARTPLRVLPDLAARLGVASVSVKDESCRSPLGSFKALGAPIALVRLVKRLRRQQDLDPQGLVTGRYASELADLTVISATDGNHGRALAAAARAIGCGCVIVLHANVDAERERAISAYGARIVRIAGNYDESVVCAAQLAQANGWYVVSDTSYDGYEAIPRDVMQGYGVIAAEAAAQAAQDDGRPFTHVLLQGGVGGLAAGVASYLWERDGVERPHFIVVEPRQADCLYQSALAGRATKATGSVDSVMAGLACGEASPLAWDFLEMCIDHFMLIDDEDAVQAMRGLAAGSERDVPVVAGESGAAGVAGLDVLMRDPARARQVGLDAHSRVLAINTEGATAPSVYRSCVGESADAVLARQRDWLDRATVAA
- a CDS encoding Lrp/AsnC family transcriptional regulator, with product MTTPLDAFDRKLLMEIQRDAQTPQSELGARVNLSTAAVNRRLKRLADDGVIERYTAVVAPDKVDHPLTIVVNVEVESEQIDQLDAMKRAFERCPQIQQCYYVTGEWDFVLIVAVRNMDQYNALTRELFFANNNVKRFKTLVSMSRVKVGLEVPVDPGE